From one Streptomyces sp. R41 genomic stretch:
- the tal gene encoding transaldolase, protein MTDALKRLSEEGVAIWLDDLSRKRITSGNLAELIDQQHVVGVTTNPSIFQKAISSGDGYEQQLADLAARKVTVEEAIRMITTADVRDAADILRPVFDATGGQDGRVSIEVDPRLAHNTKATVAEAKQLAWLVDRPNTLIKIPATKAGLPAITETIGLGISVNVTLIFSLERYREVMDAYISGLEKAKERGLDLSKIHSVASFFVSRVDTEIDKRIDALGTPEAKAARGKAGVANARLAYQAYEEVFSSDRWAALDKAQANKQRPLWASTGVKDKAYKDTLYVDELVAPNTVNTMPEATLEATEDHGQITGNTIAGTYEQARAELDAVEKLGIAYDDVVQLLEDEGVEKFEASWNDLLKSTEAELERLAPSEG, encoded by the coding sequence ATGACAGACGCACTCAAGCGCCTCTCCGAGGAAGGCGTCGCGATCTGGCTGGACGACCTGTCGCGCAAGCGGATCACGTCCGGCAATCTTGCCGAACTGATCGACCAGCAGCACGTCGTGGGCGTCACCACCAACCCGTCGATCTTCCAGAAGGCGATCAGCAGCGGCGACGGTTACGAGCAGCAGCTCGCGGATCTCGCCGCCCGCAAGGTCACCGTCGAAGAAGCGATCCGCATGATCACGACGGCGGACGTCCGTGACGCCGCCGACATCCTGCGCCCGGTCTTCGACGCGACCGGCGGCCAGGACGGGCGCGTGTCGATCGAGGTCGACCCGCGTCTGGCGCACAACACCAAGGCGACCGTCGCCGAGGCCAAGCAGCTGGCCTGGCTGGTGGACCGCCCCAACACCCTGATCAAGATCCCGGCCACCAAGGCGGGTCTCCCGGCGATCACCGAGACGATCGGCCTGGGCATCAGCGTCAACGTCACGCTGATCTTCTCGCTGGAGCGCTACCGCGAGGTCATGGACGCCTACATCTCCGGCCTGGAGAAGGCCAAGGAGCGCGGCCTGGACCTCTCGAAGATCCACTCCGTGGCGTCCTTCTTCGTGTCCCGCGTGGACACCGAGATCGACAAGCGGATCGACGCTCTCGGCACCCCCGAGGCGAAGGCCGCCCGCGGCAAGGCCGGCGTCGCCAACGCGCGTCTGGCGTACCAGGCGTACGAGGAGGTCTTCTCCTCCGACCGCTGGGCCGCCCTCGACAAGGCGCAGGCCAACAAGCAGCGTCCGCTGTGGGCCTCGACCGGCGTCAAGGACAAGGCGTACAAGGACACCCTGTACGTCGACGAGCTGGTGGCACCGAACACGGTGAACACCATGCCGGAGGCCACTCTGGAGGCCACCGAGGACCACGGGCAGATCACCGGCAACACCATCGCCGGTACGTACGAGCAGGCCCGCGCCGAGCTCGACGCGGTGGAGAAGCTCGGGATCGCGTACGACGACGTGGTCCAGCTCCTGGAGGACGAGGGCGTCGAGAAGTTCGAGGCGTCCTGGAACGACCTGCTCAAGTCCACAGAGGCGGAGCTCGAGCGCCTCGCCCCTTCGGAGGGCTGA
- the zwf gene encoding glucose-6-phosphate dehydrogenase, with product MSSSNPLRDPADRRLPRIAGPSGLVIFGVTGDLSRKKLMPAVYDLANRGLLPPGFSLVGFARREWANEDFAQEVHDAVKEHARTPFREEVWQQLVQGMRFVQGTFDDDDAFERLRSTIDELDKAQGTGGNFAFYLSVPPSAFPVVIKQLKKHRLAEQSNGSWRRAVIEKPFGHDLKSAEELNAVVHEVFAPDQVFRIDHYLGKETVQNILALRFANTMFEPIWNRSFVDHVQITMAEDIGIGGRAGYYDGIGAARDVIQNHLLQLMALTAMEEPASFDADALAAEKTKVLGAAKLPKDLGKNTVRGQYAAGWQGGEKVVGYLQEDGIDAKSKTDTYAAIKVEVDNRRWAGVPFYLRTGKRLGRRVTEIAVVFQRAPHSPFDHTATEELGQNAIVFRVQPDEGVTVRFGSKVPGTSMEIRDVSMDFAYGESFTESSPEAYERLILDVLLGDSNLFPRTEEVELSWKILDPIEEYWDKHGKPAQYPAGTWGPVEADEMLERDGRSWRRP from the coding sequence TTGTCAAGCAGCAACCCGCTGCGTGACCCCGCAGACCGACGGCTCCCGCGTATCGCGGGGCCGTCGGGCCTGGTCATCTTCGGCGTCACGGGCGATTTGTCACGTAAAAAGCTGATGCCCGCCGTGTACGACCTCGCCAACCGGGGTCTGCTGCCGCCGGGCTTCTCGCTCGTCGGCTTCGCACGCCGTGAGTGGGCCAACGAGGACTTCGCCCAGGAGGTCCACGACGCGGTCAAGGAGCACGCACGGACGCCCTTCCGCGAGGAGGTCTGGCAGCAGCTCGTCCAGGGCATGCGCTTCGTGCAGGGCACCTTCGACGACGACGACGCCTTCGAACGGCTGCGCTCCACCATCGACGAGCTGGACAAGGCACAGGGCACGGGAGGCAACTTCGCCTTCTACCTCTCCGTGCCGCCGTCCGCCTTCCCGGTGGTCATCAAGCAGCTGAAGAAGCACCGCCTGGCCGAGCAGTCGAACGGCTCCTGGCGCCGCGCGGTCATCGAGAAGCCCTTCGGTCACGACCTCAAGTCGGCCGAGGAGCTCAACGCGGTCGTCCACGAGGTCTTCGCCCCTGACCAGGTCTTCCGCATCGACCACTACCTGGGCAAGGAGACCGTCCAGAACATCCTGGCGCTGCGCTTCGCCAACACGATGTTCGAGCCGATCTGGAACCGGTCCTTCGTCGACCATGTGCAGATCACCATGGCCGAGGACATCGGGATCGGCGGCCGGGCCGGTTACTACGACGGCATCGGCGCCGCCCGCGACGTCATCCAGAACCACCTGCTCCAGCTGATGGCGCTCACCGCCATGGAGGAGCCCGCCTCCTTCGACGCGGACGCCCTCGCCGCCGAGAAGACCAAGGTGCTCGGCGCGGCCAAGCTGCCGAAGGACCTGGGCAAGAACACGGTCCGCGGGCAGTACGCGGCGGGCTGGCAGGGCGGCGAGAAGGTCGTCGGCTACCTCCAGGAAGACGGCATCGACGCCAAGTCGAAGACCGACACGTACGCCGCGATCAAGGTGGAGGTGGACAACCGCCGCTGGGCAGGCGTCCCCTTCTACCTGCGCACCGGCAAGCGTCTCGGCCGCCGCGTCACCGAGATCGCGGTCGTGTTCCAGCGCGCCCCGCACTCCCCCTTCGACCACACGGCGACGGAGGAGCTGGGCCAGAACGCGATCGTCTTCCGCGTCCAGCCCGACGAGGGCGTCACGGTCCGCTTCGGCTCCAAGGTGCCCGGCACCTCGATGGAGATCCGGGACGTCTCGATGGACTTCGCGTACGGCGAGTCCTTCACGGAGTCGAGCCCGGAGGCGTACGAGCGCCTGATCCTGGACGTCCTGCTGGGCGACTCGAACCTCTTCCCGCGCACCGAGGAGGTCGAGCTGTCCTGGAAGATCCTCGACCCGATCGAGGAGTACTGGGACAAGCACGGCAAGCCCGCGCAGTACCCCGCGGGCACGTGGGGCCCCGTCGAGGCGGACGAAATGCTCGAGCGAGACGGACGGAGCTGGCGTCGCCCATGA
- the opcA gene encoding glucose-6-phosphate dehydrogenase assembly protein OpcA translates to MKTDLTDTTASKINKALVQGRRAIGTPAVGMVLTLVIVTDEENAYDALKAANEASREHPSRTLVVIRRVSRSPRDRTKSRLDAEVRLGVEAGTGETVVLRLYGEVVNHAQSVVLPLLLPDAPVVVWWPVNAPPDPANDPLGALGQRRVTDTYAAEAPVRELSARADAYTPGDTDLSWTRITPWRSMLAAALDQVTCEVDAVEVEGEEFNPSCELLAMWLADRLDVPVKRSLSSGPGLTAVRMNTSCGPIVLDRADGTLATLSIQGQPDRAVALKRRETSELIAEELRRLDPDDTYASALRYGVDRLNASEAEASPSAATATKASAKAPAKKTAAKRAPAKKAAAK, encoded by the coding sequence ATGAAGACCGATCTCACGGACACCACGGCCAGCAAGATCAACAAGGCGCTCGTGCAGGGCCGCCGCGCCATCGGCACGCCCGCCGTCGGCATGGTTCTCACCCTCGTCATCGTCACCGACGAGGAGAACGCCTACGACGCCCTGAAGGCCGCCAACGAGGCCTCGCGCGAGCACCCCTCGCGCACCCTTGTGGTCATCAGGCGCGTCTCGCGCTCGCCCCGCGACCGCACGAAGTCGCGTCTCGACGCCGAGGTGCGGCTCGGCGTGGAGGCCGGCACCGGCGAGACGGTGGTGCTGCGCCTGTACGGCGAGGTCGTCAACCACGCCCAGTCGGTCGTCCTGCCGCTGCTGCTGCCGGACGCCCCGGTCGTCGTGTGGTGGCCGGTGAACGCGCCGCCCGACCCGGCCAACGACCCGCTCGGCGCGCTCGGCCAGCGCCGCGTGACCGACACCTACGCCGCCGAGGCGCCGGTACGGGAGCTCAGCGCCCGCGCCGACGCCTACACGCCGGGCGACACCGATCTCTCCTGGACCCGCATCACGCCCTGGCGCTCGATGCTGGCCGCGGCCCTGGACCAGGTCACCTGCGAGGTCGACGCGGTCGAGGTGGAGGGCGAGGAGTTCAACCCGAGCTGCGAGCTGCTCGCCATGTGGCTCGCGGACCGCCTCGACGTGCCCGTCAAGCGTTCGCTGTCCTCCGGTCCCGGTCTCACCGCCGTCCGGATGAACACGAGCTGCGGCCCGATCGTCCTGGACCGCGCGGACGGCACGTTGGCGACCTTGTCCATCCAGGGACAGCCCGACCGCGCGGTGGCGCTCAAGCGCCGCGAGACGTCCGAGCTGATCGCGGAGGAGCTGCGCCGCCTGGACCCGGACGACACATACGCGTCGGCGCTGCGCTACGGGGTGGACCGGCTGAACGCGTCGGAGGCGGAGGCCTCCCCCTCCGCGGCGACCGCGACGAAGGCTTCCGCCAAGGCTCCGGCCAAGAAGACCGCGGCCAAGCGGGCTCCCGCGAAGAAGGCGGCCGCCAAGTGA
- the pgl gene encoding 6-phosphogluconolactonase has product MSTPQLVVHRDKELMAQAAAARLITKIVDAQASRGYASVVLTGGRNGNGLLAALAAAPARDAIDWGRLDLWWGDERFLPEGDPDRNDTQARAALLGSVPLDPARVHAMPTSDGPYGTDVDAAAEAYATELAKSAGPENHGSVPTFDVLMLGVGPDTHVASLFPELPAVRETERTVVGVHGAPKPPPTRISLTLPAIRSAREVWLLAAGEDKAQAAAIALSGAGEVQAPAAGAYGRSRTLWLLDAAAASQLPRSLYPPASP; this is encoded by the coding sequence GTGAGTACTCCGCAGCTCGTCGTCCACCGCGACAAGGAGCTGATGGCCCAGGCCGCCGCGGCCCGGCTGATCACGAAGATCGTGGACGCGCAGGCCTCGCGCGGCTACGCCTCGGTCGTGCTCACCGGCGGCCGCAACGGCAACGGCCTCCTGGCCGCGCTGGCCGCCGCGCCCGCCCGGGACGCCATCGACTGGGGCCGCCTCGACCTGTGGTGGGGCGACGAGCGGTTCCTGCCCGAGGGCGACCCGGACCGCAACGACACGCAGGCCCGGGCGGCGCTGCTGGGCTCGGTGCCGCTGGACCCCGCGCGGGTGCACGCGATGCCGACGTCCGACGGTCCCTACGGCACCGACGTGGACGCGGCGGCGGAGGCGTACGCCACCGAGCTCGCGAAGTCCGCGGGGCCCGAGAACCACGGCTCGGTGCCGACCTTCGACGTCCTGATGCTGGGCGTCGGTCCCGACACCCACGTGGCCTCGCTCTTTCCGGAACTCCCCGCGGTGCGGGAGACGGAACGGACGGTCGTCGGTGTACACGGCGCACCGAAGCCCCCGCCGACGCGGATCTCACTGACCCTGCCCGCGATCCGCTCCGCCCGCGAGGTCTGGCTCCTCGCGGCAGGCGAGGACAAGGCCCAGGCCGCGGCGATCGCCCTGTCGGGCGCGGGCGAGGTACAGGCCCCGGCGGCGGGTGCGTACGGCCGCTCGCGCACGCTGTGGCTCCTGGACGCGGCGGCGGCTTCGCAGCTGCCGCGGTCGCTGTATCCGCCGGCTTCGCCCTGA
- a CDS encoding carbohydrate ABC transporter permease, whose product MNALRRGLGNSLVQAFLVVVGLVWVTPLAGLFLSSLRSAQDTAKGGWWTALTSPSQLSFDNYSALLGNAGMTRAFWNTVLISVPATVLVVVIAALAGYAFAWLEFPFRDAIFLVVVALLVVPVQVGLLPVAKLFGELGLFGTIPGVVLFHVSYGLPFAIFLLRNYFAEMPKEMLEAARMDGGSEWRIFTRLVLPVGRPAIASLAIFQFLWVWNDMLVALLFADSSSQPLTVELQSQIRQFGSNIDVLAPGAFLSLVVPVVVFFAFQRHFVQGVMAGSVK is encoded by the coding sequence ATGAACGCGCTCAGGCGGGGGCTCGGCAACAGCCTGGTGCAGGCGTTCCTCGTGGTCGTCGGGCTGGTGTGGGTCACCCCGCTCGCCGGGCTGTTCCTCTCCTCCCTGCGCTCGGCGCAGGACACCGCCAAGGGGGGCTGGTGGACGGCGCTGACCAGCCCGAGTCAGCTGTCCTTCGACAACTACTCGGCGCTGCTGGGCAATGCGGGGATGACACGGGCCTTCTGGAACACCGTGCTGATCTCCGTGCCGGCGACCGTCCTCGTCGTGGTCATCGCGGCGCTCGCCGGATACGCCTTCGCCTGGCTGGAGTTCCCCTTCCGGGACGCGATCTTCCTGGTCGTGGTGGCCTTGCTGGTGGTGCCGGTCCAGGTGGGGCTGCTGCCGGTGGCCAAACTCTTCGGTGAGCTGGGGCTCTTCGGCACGATTCCGGGTGTCGTGCTCTTCCATGTGTCGTACGGGCTGCCGTTCGCGATCTTCCTGCTGCGCAACTACTTCGCTGAGATGCCGAAGGAGATGCTGGAGGCCGCGCGCATGGACGGGGGCAGCGAGTGGCGCATCTTCACGCGGCTGGTCCTGCCCGTGGGCCGGCCCGCCATCGCCAGCCTGGCCATCTTCCAGTTCCTGTGGGTGTGGAACGACATGCTGGTCGCGCTGCTGTTCGCCGACAGTTCATCGCAGCCGTTGACCGTGGAACTCCAGTCGCAGATCCGGCAGTTCGGGAGCAACATCGATGTGCTGGCGCCGGGGGCGTTTCTGTCCCTGGTGGTGCCTGTGGTGGTGTTCTTCGCCTTCCAGCGGCACTTTGTGCAGGGGGTGATGGCCGGGTCGGTGAAGTGA
- a CDS encoding ABC transporter permease subunit: protein MTATLVKEASPPAVTMADRRRRARRRGRIIALAFVLPALLLLGALVVYPVIFSVGRSFFDASGSRFVGGDNYTEMFRDPATLKAVRNSAIWVVVAPTLLTGLGLVLAVLVEKIRWATAFKLLLFMPMAVSFLAAGIIFRLAYDEDPDKGVLNAAVVGVHDAFKGTSSYPAARARDGQGLTKGADGSYRTTAAASPGHTVGLGLVGVLPTELPKDAKPAYAAAGRKAAGDELRGVVYLDFTPGGGGKQGKVDRGESGLPEMEVEAVRDGKTVASTTTAADGSFRFSGLDSRSYTVRLPASNFSPPYEGVSWLGPALVTPAIIGAYLWIWTGFAMVLIGAGLAALPRDALEAARMDGANEWQIFRRITVPLLAPVLTVVFVTLVINVMKVFDLVYIIAPGPVQEDATVLATQMWLVSFGGGNNQGLGSALGVLLLLLVIPAMVFNVRRFRRSQR, encoded by the coding sequence ATGACCGCCACCCTCGTGAAAGAGGCGAGCCCTCCGGCCGTGACCATGGCAGACCGCAGACGGCGTGCCAGACGCCGCGGCCGGATCATCGCCCTCGCCTTCGTCCTCCCCGCCCTGCTCCTGCTCGGCGCGCTCGTCGTCTACCCCGTGATCTTCTCCGTGGGCCGCAGCTTCTTCGACGCCTCCGGCAGCCGGTTCGTGGGCGGCGACAACTACACCGAGATGTTCCGCGACCCGGCCACGCTCAAGGCCGTCCGCAACAGCGCCATCTGGGTCGTCGTCGCGCCGACGCTGCTCACCGGGCTCGGTCTCGTGCTCGCCGTACTGGTCGAGAAGATCCGCTGGGCCACCGCGTTCAAGCTGCTGCTGTTCATGCCCATGGCGGTCTCCTTCCTGGCCGCCGGCATCATCTTCCGGCTCGCGTACGACGAGGACCCCGACAAGGGCGTCCTGAACGCCGCCGTGGTCGGCGTCCACGACGCGTTCAAGGGGACCTCGTCCTACCCGGCCGCCCGGGCCCGCGACGGCCAGGGCCTCACCAAGGGAGCCGACGGCTCGTACCGGACGACCGCCGCCGCGTCGCCCGGCCACACGGTCGGCCTCGGCCTCGTCGGCGTACTCCCCACGGAACTGCCGAAGGACGCGAAGCCCGCGTACGCGGCCGCCGGCCGGAAGGCGGCCGGGGACGAGCTGCGCGGTGTCGTCTACCTGGACTTCACGCCCGGTGGGGGAGGCAAGCAGGGCAAGGTCGACCGAGGGGAGAGCGGACTGCCGGAGATGGAGGTCGAGGCGGTGCGTGACGGGAAGACGGTCGCGAGTACGACGACCGCGGCCGACGGATCCTTCCGCTTCTCCGGGCTGGACTCCCGCTCCTACACCGTGCGGCTGCCCGCGTCGAACTTCAGCCCGCCGTACGAGGGAGTGTCCTGGCTCGGCCCGGCGCTCGTCACGCCCGCCATCATCGGCGCCTACCTGTGGATCTGGACCGGCTTCGCCATGGTGCTGATCGGCGCCGGGCTCGCCGCGCTGCCGCGTGACGCGCTGGAGGCGGCGCGGATGGACGGGGCCAACGAGTGGCAGATCTTCCGCCGGATCACCGTGCCGCTGCTGGCGCCCGTGCTCACGGTGGTCTTCGTGACCCTCGTGATCAACGTGATGAAGGTCTTCGACCTCGTCTACATCATCGCGCCAGGCCCCGTGCAGGAGGACGCCACGGTGCTCGCCACCCAGATGTGGCTGGTGTCCTTCGGCGGCGGCAACAACCAGGGCCTGGGCAGCGCGCTCGGGGTGTTGCTCCTCTTGCTCGTGATCCCCGCCATGGTCTTCAACGTCCGCCGTTTCCGAAGGAGTCAACGATGA
- a CDS encoding ABC transporter substrate-binding protein encodes MMRRRTTLLASCTALALALGATACGGGPVAAGGGGKSLSGQTITVAGVWSGSEQKNFQKVLDAFTEKTGAKTQFVSTGDNVSTVVGSKIEGGNAPDVVMVPQVGVLQQFAKKGWLKPLSKTTEQSVDTNYASVWKKYGSVDDTFYGLYFKAAHKSTVWYSPDALAQAGVKPPTTYDAMLKAGHTVSDSGLAAFSVAGQDGWTLTDWFENIYLSQAGPEKYDALAAHKLKWTDPTVVKALTTLGKLFKDKQLIAGGQKEALNTDFPGSVEKVFGPKPEAGMVYEGDFVAGVAKDQFGKKIGQDANFFPFPAVDGGKAPVVSGGDAAVVLKEGKNQKAAMTFLEYLATPEASAVWAEAGGFLSPNKKLDLASYGDDITRETAKSLIAAGDSVRFDMSDQAPAAFGGTKGAGEWKVLQDFLRDPSDPKGTAAELENAAAKAYQG; translated from the coding sequence ATGATGCGACGACGTACCACCCTGCTCGCGAGCTGCACCGCCCTCGCCCTGGCCCTCGGCGCGACCGCCTGCGGAGGCGGGCCCGTCGCCGCGGGAGGCGGCGGAAAGTCGCTCAGCGGACAGACGATCACCGTGGCCGGTGTCTGGTCCGGCAGTGAGCAGAAGAACTTCCAGAAGGTCCTGGACGCCTTCACCGAGAAGACCGGCGCCAAGACCCAGTTCGTCTCCACCGGCGACAACGTCTCCACCGTCGTCGGCAGCAAGATCGAGGGCGGCAACGCCCCCGACGTGGTGATGGTCCCGCAGGTCGGCGTCCTCCAGCAGTTCGCGAAGAAGGGCTGGCTCAAGCCCCTCTCCAAGACCACCGAACAGTCCGTCGACACCAACTACGCGAGCGTCTGGAAGAAGTACGGCAGCGTCGACGACACCTTCTACGGCCTGTACTTCAAGGCCGCTCACAAGTCGACCGTCTGGTACAGCCCCGACGCCCTCGCCCAGGCGGGCGTCAAGCCGCCGACCACGTACGACGCGATGCTGAAGGCCGGGCACACCGTCTCCGACTCGGGCCTCGCGGCCTTCTCGGTCGCCGGACAGGACGGCTGGACGCTCACCGACTGGTTCGAGAACATCTACCTCTCCCAGGCGGGGCCCGAGAAGTACGACGCTCTCGCCGCCCACAAGCTCAAGTGGACCGACCCGACCGTGGTGAAGGCCCTCACCACCCTCGGCAAGCTCTTCAAGGACAAGCAGCTGATAGCCGGCGGCCAGAAGGAGGCCCTGAACACCGACTTCCCCGGCTCCGTCGAGAAGGTCTTCGGACCGAAGCCCGAGGCGGGCATGGTCTACGAGGGCGACTTCGTCGCAGGCGTCGCCAAGGACCAGTTCGGCAAGAAGATCGGCCAGGACGCCAACTTCTTCCCCTTCCCCGCGGTCGACGGCGGCAAGGCCCCCGTGGTCAGCGGCGGTGACGCGGCCGTGGTCCTCAAGGAGGGCAAGAACCAGAAGGCCGCCATGACGTTCCTGGAGTACCTGGCGACCCCGGAGGCGTCCGCGGTCTGGGCCGAGGCGGGCGGCTTCCTCTCCCCGAACAAGAAGCTCGACCTCGCCTCCTACGGCGACGACATCACCCGCGAGACCGCCAAGTCCCTGATCGCGGCCGGGGATTCGGTCCGCTTCGACATGTCCGACCAGGCCCCGGCCGCGTTCGGCGGCACCAAGGGCGCGGGCGAGTGGAAGGTCCTCCAGGACTTCCTGCGCGACCCGTCGGACCCGAAGGGGACGGCCGCCGAGCTGGAGAACGCGGCGGCCAAGGCGTACCAGGGCTGA
- a CDS encoding glycoside hydrolase family 13 protein, producing the protein MTLNTHRWWRDAVIYQVYVRSFLDSTGDGIGDLAGVRAGMPYLKKLGVDGIWLSPFYPSPQHDHGYDVADYCDVDPLFGDLAEFDLLMTDARRLGIKVLLDIVPNHCSSEHPWFRDALAAEPGSEARARFHFADGRGPEGAEPPNNWHAMFGGPAWSRVTEADGNPGQWYLHMFTSEQPDLNWRNPEVGAHFDQVLRFWLDRGVDGFRIDVAAGLFKHPDLPDSPDPEADARTRDSVNPLAWNRPEVHDVWRHWRSVCEEYTERDGRDRLLVGEVSVPTAREHAQYVRPDELHQAFFFDLLSAPWNADAFRKVISEAMQDIAGTGSTVTWVLNNHDQVRTVTRYGELGTEGSGLGAARARAAALLMLALPGAAYIYQGEELGLPEVVDLPDDVLTDPIFRRTGSRARIRDGCRVPLPWSGHASPFGFTSGAESAKPWLPQPDYFAEYATDRALADTRSFWHLYRDGLQLRAALPQLGEGTLRWLEAPPGVLAFVRGDGLVCAVNFGTAPTPAPVSGTPLLSSGPCPAGVLPGSTAAWWISDCTNP; encoded by the coding sequence GTGACCCTCAACACGCACCGCTGGTGGCGCGACGCAGTGATCTACCAGGTGTACGTCCGCAGCTTCCTGGACAGCACCGGGGACGGCATCGGCGATCTCGCCGGAGTCCGGGCGGGCATGCCGTACCTCAAGAAGCTCGGGGTCGACGGCATCTGGCTGAGTCCCTTCTATCCCTCGCCGCAGCACGACCACGGCTACGACGTCGCCGACTACTGCGACGTGGACCCGCTCTTCGGCGACCTCGCCGAGTTCGACCTGCTGATGACCGACGCCCGTCGCCTCGGCATCAAGGTGCTCCTGGACATCGTCCCCAACCACTGCTCGAGCGAGCACCCGTGGTTCCGTGACGCCCTCGCGGCGGAGCCCGGCAGCGAGGCCCGCGCCCGCTTCCACTTCGCCGACGGACGCGGCCCGGAGGGCGCCGAGCCGCCCAACAACTGGCACGCCATGTTCGGCGGCCCCGCCTGGTCCCGCGTCACCGAGGCGGACGGCAACCCCGGCCAGTGGTACCTGCACATGTTCACGTCCGAGCAGCCCGACCTGAACTGGCGCAACCCCGAAGTCGGTGCGCACTTCGACCAGGTGCTGCGGTTCTGGCTCGACCGGGGCGTCGACGGCTTCCGCATCGACGTGGCCGCCGGTCTCTTCAAGCACCCCGACCTGCCGGACTCGCCCGACCCGGAGGCCGACGCCCGTACCCGCGACTCGGTCAACCCGCTCGCCTGGAACCGCCCCGAGGTGCACGACGTGTGGCGCCACTGGCGGTCCGTCTGCGAGGAGTACACCGAGCGCGACGGCCGCGACCGGCTGCTGGTCGGCGAGGTCTCGGTGCCGACGGCCCGCGAACACGCGCAGTACGTACGGCCCGACGAGCTCCACCAGGCCTTCTTCTTCGACCTGCTCAGCGCGCCCTGGAACGCCGACGCCTTCCGCAAGGTCATCTCCGAGGCCATGCAGGACATAGCCGGCACCGGATCGACGGTCACCTGGGTCCTCAACAACCACGACCAGGTCCGCACCGTCACCCGGTACGGCGAACTCGGCACCGAGGGCAGCGGGCTCGGCGCCGCCCGCGCCCGCGCCGCGGCGCTGCTGATGCTGGCGCTGCCCGGAGCCGCGTACATCTACCAGGGCGAGGAGCTCGGGCTGCCCGAGGTCGTCGACCTGCCCGACGACGTGCTGACGGACCCGATCTTCCGCCGTACGGGCAGCCGCGCCCGGATCCGCGACGGCTGCCGGGTGCCGCTGCCGTGGTCGGGGCACGCCTCGCCGTTCGGCTTCACCTCGGGCGCCGAGAGCGCCAAGCCGTGGCTGCCGCAGCCCGACTACTTCGCCGAGTACGCCACCGACCGTGCGCTCGCCGACACCCGCTCCTTCTGGCACCTCTACCGCGACGGACTGCAACTGCGCGCCGCCCTCCCTCAGTTGGGCGAGGGCACGCTGCGCTGGCTGGAAGCGCCGCCCGGCGTCCTCGCCTTCGTCCGCGGCGACGGCCTGGTGTGCGCCGTCAACTTCGGTACGGCCCCGACGCCCGCGCCGGTCTCCGGCACCCCCTTGCTGTCCAGCGGCCCCTGCCCGGCCGGCGTCCTGCCCGGCTCGACGGCCGCCTGGTGGATCAGCGACTGCACGAATCCCTGA